One window of the Leishmania panamensis strain MHOM/PA/94/PSC-1 chromosome 16 sequence genome contains the following:
- a CDS encoding hypothetical protein (TriTrypDB/GeneDB-style sysID: LpmP.16.1220): MQPSITPPLPPIHVKLGEAASSARTPSLPSPWLSQVLSLSSDYEIHNEQLPWGAHDGTGAGVTLASNYSETVKGVRRPQNECTSALPLADATTEMRSTPTLGSLAQASSSTSRSDSPSWRRVETPTATPPSPTAMLGLNRSFFSQKTRAALASSAAAAAVAPLRTHALTARMPSQSHTQRTVAAPAAALSLKTLLSLRRDSAGARTSVLATARHRRLLPLTSAERSAHKEERDGIVTQTRCLTRESVLKSTSHSSESKENVRGSASTLGRTLCKGHYHPSSQAQVALSSPLFFNATAATATILGHGAVTGTPIRIAGQHSNGSRLSDTASPSDEGEITLASLTSLQQRLCGWTRGTHVAVAPTTGHGVNMPEPRRGHGRQARSTTAPFVSTTELAGYTATSPRSVKARTVGITTGHTALAVSVAQWKPLLDSERICGERGKHVARLLIERLLGITTTAGPFGGHSTGGGVLDHFSPDMLDEGEGGGGGARGGHLRPLCERAVVAAYLLSSLLDGLPRHQQSLSPYIHMLLDFTFVSDTPTNRAMLGGSVQDDELLYALEVVQEDGGGDDGGTAAAAAWLPPDVAGRGSTSWPSIELHHGSRSSCLTGNGHSDAKGLYELLYPCFTRMTYVAAHYDAARTTVALAYDVRSRELHQRSVPRLLECMHRHWMRWLMRAVLRAWECLCQERRVQEQRQRTRWAQRWTSERGRIALRRWRGYAALTLQIAEADSLAKSLLAVKRSGIERLENESAAMQASSALLQRTLHRQDEERDAMEGRIVQREQAYKQLLQQVREMDRVGSLMLRSLLLSDAPPVPNEADALNGLSAAVSSASGVGDQQSSTLSLSVSPDGLARSAATSSFCEASGDPIVRHPPHTLVALPTLLRWAKACVATVQAEYVSFFPDEEEEESGDDVIEAAIEGNAKDLTTSRTPEEKIGPRGKSTTSPSPCTPSLAGGSNTNKTEATRGPSTGLEVLLTPTTAEGSAPTTRSIAASDTVLVPLHMILLLMRACSGAQDRSAMVGRDGYNVHITTTTTSVTITSAEDTSLTDNGDATTPAGPSWDLVRTIELTDRVVLDECRALLRKEEEVLASIDDGRSTAAATAAASASHGERRPPTPSKSGGTSNALASVSVSGVSIMHRLTSATRENLLQVCRVVVDTYEQLTNTACVVTAEQLFRRSRGTLLVFIAALMRYYTNWTTNRRQQLTPLSIKGKWTDLPVLTAAAHEGTKHNLYEEWSHPPHSHRGWLAHVQRQAQWIALSFSALHDAIRVATCSVDALSIIEQERVAGLLQRISLTEFIDLLGHSPEHTMQSYVDVIGVVERYAPSLHLLFHQYALPLAQLRADVEGANNAPTQSRNAQNDDDGGGDAYITGNTVWGLLCLTGLAGNAPRLSGASSKRGASSVSMSLAIPSPPLSATLHRPAVFSLIEQVTQGAVAPTAVQRQLSSMPGGSGPTASPAPGGPPFGSPDRTFFSRRTRRADVTSVSCKGRPIPCYARVLRDDHHVDLRADTGAVCVNYVQFVKLVIRLAHAWQCQQQQQPLIAEEEALDRAKAGEDGSRRVTGSLKDAPSDSPLSGAAPSSCSSSAAFTTASCTSSQQQQRRTSASSDHVQYEAVDYASQLCLPYLNTFLGGLLLPRLLGANRWIVAAQRAFWCKPVLQLLAQHHDALLTVFNMYQRPCESRGVRAALPPPFSTALATYSGRGSTATGTGPALGKESDELPIESHFSQRRLPRSIRSHSGSISSAKGNTSAVPATLRDVGIVSVLRWNDVQAMAKELEWHREARLSEMGVRHCFDRVVADGAREGAVLFFAEFLHLLCAVATYAAPDPAVPLEIKLDLFLQTRVLVQLE, encoded by the coding sequence ATGCAGCCCAGCAttacgccgccgctgcctcccatTCACGTCAAGCTCGGCGAGGCGGCAAGCTCGGCTCGCACCCCAtcactgccgtcgccgtggcTGTCACAAgtcctctcgctttcttcaGATTACGAGATTCATAACGAGCAGTTGCCGTGGGGTGCCCACGatggcaccggcgccggtgTGACCCTTGCATCTAACTACTCGGAGACCGTGAAGGGTGTACGACGCCCACAGAACGAGTGCACCTCTGCACTACCCTTGGCCGACGCAACCACAGAGATGCGCTCTACGCCGACGCTAGGATCGCTGGCACAGGCTTCCTCGTCGACATCCCGCTCAGACTCGCCGTCGTGGAGACGGGTAGAGACACCAACGGCGACGCCGCCCTCTCCAACTGCCATGCTAGGGCTCAACCGTTCCTTCTTTTCCCAGAAGACGCGTGCCGCTCTTGCATCAtcggccgccgcagcagctgttgcgccgctccgcacgcacgccctcACGGCACGAATGCCGTCTCAGTCACACACTCAGCGCACCGTAGCCGCgcccgccgcagcgctgtcgcttAAGACGCTCCTGTCTCTGCGACGAGACAGTGCAGGGGCGCGGACGAGTGTGCTGGCAAcggcgcggcaccgccgcctgctgccgctgacaaGTGCTGAGAGGTCGGCgcacaaagaggagagagacggcatTGTTACACAGACGAGGTGCTTGACGCGGGAATCGGTGTTGAAGTCCACCTCGCACTCTTCTGAGTCGAAAGAAAACGTTCGTGGCTCTGCGTCTACGTTGGGGAGGACGCTGTGCAAGGGCCACTaccacccctcttcccagGCTCAGGTAGCTCTGTCTTCACCGCTGTTCTTCAACgcgaccgccgccactgccaccatcCTTGGGCATGGAGCTGTCACTGGGACGCCAATACGCATTGCCGGTCAGCACTCTAATGGCAGTCGACTGAGTGACACTGCTTCTCCATCGGATGAAGGTGAAATCACCTTAGCTTCGCTGACAagtctgcagcagcgtctgtgTGGTTGGACAAGGGGCACGCATGTGGCGGTGGCTCCCACCACAGGACACGGTGTCAACATGCCCGAGCCCCGCCGAGGTCACGGGCGGCAAGCACGTTCAACAACGGCGCCCTTCGTATCCACAACGGAGCTCGCTGGGTATACAGCAACTTCTCCGAGGAGCGTTAAAGCGAGGACAGTGGGCATCACCACAGGCCACACCGCCCTAGCTGTGTCGGTGGCGCAGTggaagccgctgctggacagCGAGCGCATTTGTGGTGAGCGAGGCAAGCACGTTGCGCGCTTGCTGATAGAGCGTCTGCTAGGCATCACCACAACAGCCGGGCCTTTTGGCGGTCATagcactggcggcggcgtgttgGACCACTTTAGCCCGGACATGCTCGACGAaggcgagggcggcggcggcggtgccagagGGGGGCATCTCCGCCCCCTCTGCGAGCGCGCCGTTGTCGCGGCGTACCTCCTCAGCTCCCTCCTCGACGGCCTCCCGCGGCACCAGCAGAGTCTCAGTCCGTACATCCACATGCTGCTCGATTTCACATTCGTCTCTGACACACCCACCAACCGCGCCATGCTGGGCGGCAGTGTGCAAGACGATGAACTCCTCTacgcgctggaggtggtgcaaGAGGACGGTGGTGGGGATGACGGGGGgacggcggctgccgctgcttggTTGCCACCTGACGTGGCGGGGCGTGGGTCGACCTCGTGGCCAAGCATTGAGTTGCACCACGGCAGCCGTTCATCTTGCCTTACAGGCAACGGCCATAGCGATGCCAAAGGGTTGTACGAGCTTCTGTATCCGTGCTTCACACGAATGACGTACGTTGCCGCGCACTACGACGCGGCACGAACAACCGTGGCGCTTGCCTACGATGTGCGGTCTCGTGAGCTGCATCAGCGCAGTGTACCACGTCTGCTCGAGTGCATGCACCGCCACTGGATGCGCTGGCTGAtgcgtgcggtgctgcgcgcgtgGGAGTGCCTGTGTCAAGAGCGACGGGTGCAggaacagcgccagcgcaccCGCTGGGCGCAGCGTTGGACCAGTGAGCGGGGGCGTATCGCTTTACGACGCTGGCGCGGCTACGCTGCGCTGACACTGCAGATCGCTGAGGCTGACAGCTTGGCGAAGTCCCTCCTGGCGGTGAAGCGTTCCGGCATTGAGCGACTGGAGAACGAGTCAGCCGCAATGCAGGCCTCCAGCGCACTCCTTCAGCGCACTCTGCATCGCCAAGACGAGGAGCGCGACGCCATGGAGGGGCGCATCGTACAGCGGGAGCAGGCGTACAaacagctgctccagcaggtCCGCGAGATGGACCGTGTTGGGTCGCTCAtgctgcgctcgctgctgctgtctgaTGCGCCGCCAGTGCCGAACGAAGCGGACGCCTTGAACGGCCTCTCTGCAGCGGTGAGCTCCGCCTCCGGCGTTGGTGACCAGCAGTCCTCGACGTTGTCGCTGAGCGTGTCGCCGGACGGCCTGGCCCGCTCTGCAGCGACCTCGTCGTTTTGCGAGGCAAGCGGCGACCCGATTGTCCGGCATCCGCCGCacacgctggtggcgctgccgacgctgctgcggtgggcTAAGGCATGTGTCGCCACGGTGCAGGCCGAGTAcgtctccttcttccctgacgaagaagaggaggagagtggcgaCGATGTCATCGAGGCGGCGATCGAAGGCAATGCGAAGGATCTCACCACAAGCCGGACGCCCGAGGAGAAAATCGGTCCCCGCGGCAAGAGCACCACATCCCCATCACCGTGCACGCCCTCTTTAGCTGGAGGGAGCAACACAAATAAGACGGAAGCTACGCGCGGCCCCTCCACCGGCCTCGAGGTGCTACTCACCCCTACCACCGCAGAGGGGTCGGCACCAACCACGCGATCGATCGCAGCGTCGGACACTGTTCTGGTGCCGCTGCATATGATTCTCTTGCTGATGCGGGCCTGCAGCGGGGCACAGGATAGATCGGCAATGGTCGGCCGCGACGGGTACAACGTccacatcaccaccacaacaacgTCGGTGACGATCACCAGCGCGGAGGATACGTCTCTGACGGACAATGGCGACGCTACCACACCCGCAGGCCCATCGTGGGACCTCGTGCGCACCATCGAACTTACTGACAGAGTCGTCCTCGATGAGTGCCGCGCGCTCCTccgaaaagaagaagaggtacTGGCTAGCATCGATGATGGTCGTagtactgctgcagcaacagcagcagcaagtgcCTCCCACGGAGAGCGCCGACCACCGACTCCGTCGAAGTCTGGCGGCACCAGCAACGCCCTCGCCAGCGTGTCAGTCTCTGGCGTCTCCATAATGCACCGTCTCACCTCCGCCACACGGGAAAATCTGCTGCAGGTGTGCCGCGTCGTCGTTGACACGTACGAGCAGCTCACGAACACTGCGTGCGTCGTCACGGCCGAGCAGCTTTTCAGGAGGTCGCGCGGCACTCTGTTGGTGTTCATAGCAGCCCTCATGCGCTACTATACGAACTGGACCACGAACCGCAGGCAGCAACTGACGCCGCTGTCCATCAAAGGCAAGTGGACGGACCTCCCTGTCTTGACGGCCGCGGCGCATGAGGGAACGAAGCACAACCTATACGAAGAGTGGTCACACCCGCCGCACAGCCACCGTGGCTGGCTGGCACACGTTCAACGCCAAGCACAGTGGATCGCACTTTCCTTTAGTGCCTTGCACGATGCCATCCGTGTCGCCACCTGCTCGGTCGACGCCCTCAGCATTATCGAGCAAGAGCGCGTGGCGGGGCTGCTCCAGCGGATCTCGCTGACAGAGTTCATTGACCTCTTGGGCCACTCACCAGAGCACACAATGCAGAGTTATGTGGACGTGATCGGCGTCGTCGAGCGGTACGCACCGTcgctgcaccttctcttccatcAGTACGCCCTTCccctggcgcagctgcgtgctgACGTCGAGGGGGCCAACAATGCCCCCACTCAAAGCAGAAACGCCCAAAACGACGatgatggaggtggagacgCATACATCACAGGCAACACCGTGTGGGGTCTTCTATGCCTCACGGGACTTGCCGGCAACGCGCCGCGCCTGTCGGGTGCGTCCTCGAAGCGAGGAGCATCATCGGTGTCGATGTCGCTGGCTATCCCGTCACCACCGCTCTCCGCAACTCTGCATCGTCCAGCTGTATTCAGCCTCATCGAGCAGGTAACACAAGGTGCAGTCGCGCCcactgcggtgcagcggcagctctcGTCGATGCCGGGCGGTAGCGGCCCCACGGCCTCACCGGCACCGGGAGGGCCCCCCTTCGGCTCGCCAGACCGCACATTTTTTTCGCGGCGCACCAGACGTGCAGACGTAACGTCAGTGAGCTGCAAGGGCCGCCCCATCCCGTGCTACGCCCGAGTGCTGCGCGATGACCACCACGTTGACCTGCGCGCCGACACCGGCGCTGTATGCGTCAACTACGTGCAGTTCGTGAAACTCGTCATTCGTCTTGCTCACGCATGGcagtgccagcagcagcagcaaccgtTGAtagcagaagaagaggcacTGGATCGGGCGAAGGCGGGCGAGGATGGCAGTCGGCGTGTCACGGGAAGTCTCAAGGACGCTCCAAGCGACTCCCCACTCTCCGGCGCGGCTCCAtcttcctgcagcagctccgcagccTTCACCACCGCATCGTGTACCTCTtcacagcaacaacagcgccggaccagcgcctccagcgacCACGTCCAGTATGAGGCTGTCGACTACGCGAGTCAGCTCTGCCTCCCGTACTTGAATACATTCTTGGGTGGACTGCTGCTACCACGTCTGCTAGGCGCGAACCGCTGGATtgtcgcggcgcagcgtgccTTTTGGTGCAAGCCAGTTCTCCAGCTGCTTGCGCAGCATCACGACGCGCTACTGACGGTGTTCAACATGTATCAGCGACCATGTGAGAGCCgcggcgtgcgtgcggcgctgccgccgccattCTCGACCGCGCTTGCGACTTACAGCGGAcgcggcagcactgccacgGGGACGGGGCCAGCGCTTGGGAAGGAGTCGGACGAGTTGCCCATTGAGTCACACTTCAGCCAGCGAAGGCTCCCCAGGAGCATCAGGTCGCACTCTGGGTCTATTTCAAGTGCAAAGGGAAACACCAGTGCGGTGCCAGCCACCCTGCGTGACGTGGGCATCGTGAGTGTGCTGCGCTGGAATGATGTGCAGGCAATGGCGAAGGAGCTCGAGTGGCACCGCGAAGCTCGCCTCTCTGAAATGGGAGTGCGTCATTGCTTTGACCGCGTAGTGGCCGACGGGGCGCGCGAAGGGGCTGTGCTGTTCTTTGCCGAGTTCCTGCATTTATTGTGTGCCGTCGCAACCTACGCCGCACCTGatccagcagtgccgctcGAGATAAAGCTCGATTTGTTTCTCCAAACTCGCGTTCTGGTTCAGCTAGAGTAG